The Streptomyces liliiviolaceus sequence CCGGAATCGTCGAAGTGCCCTGCCTGGTCGACGACTTGGGGGTCCAGCCGACCAGGGTCGGCCCGCTGCCCGCCCAGTTGGCGGCGCTCAACCGCAACTACCTGAGCATGAACGAGCTGGTGGTCCGCGCCGCGGTCGAGGACGACCCCCGGTCGATCCGCCAGGCCGCCATGGCCGATCCCGCGACCGCCGCCGCCCTGCCGGTCGAGCGCATCTGGGACCTGTGCGACGACATGGTACGAGCCCACGGTGACCTCCTCCAGCCGTCGCTGCGGGTCACTCTGGGCCACTGAGGCCGAGCCGATGTAGTGCGTGGGCACCAGGACACGGGTGCGGCTGGTCCGTTCGCACCAGGGAAGGACGGCGGCGGGGAACGATGCCCGGCAGGGGCGCCGGAGGGAAGTGTGGGAGACGCGTGAAACGCACGCGTCCCCCCTTCCTCACGGTGTCTGGAGTGATCTGCAGGTGGCAACTTTTCTCTACCGGATCGGACGGTGGGCCTTCCGGCGCCGGCGGCTCGTCGGTGGTCTGTGGCTGGGTGTGCTGATCCTGGCCGTGGCCGCCGCCGCACTGGCGCCCGCCGGGGAGGAGGAAGACCTCTCCATGCCCGGCACCGAGTCGCAGAAGGCGTTCGACCTGCTCGACGAGCGCTTCCCCGAGAGCAACTCCCAGGGAGCCGAGGCCCGGTTGGTGTTCCGCGCCCCCGACGGGCAGCGGGTGACCGCCCAGAAGAACAGGGCGGCCGTCGAGGACACCCTCGGCTCGCTCGACGGGAGCGGTCAGGTCGCGTCGGCCTCCGACCCCTACAAGTCCGGCGCCGTCAGCGAGGACGGCACCATCGCCTACTCCACGATCACCTACACCGTGGACGCCGTCGACCTGACCGAACCGACCAAGAGCGCCCTCGAAAGCGCCGCGAGCCGGGCCCGGGACGCGGGACTGACCGTGGAGATCGGCGGCTCCGCCCTGGACTCGGAGGAGGAGCCGGGCGGCACGACGGAGATCATCGGCGTGGCCGTGGCGGCGGTGGTCCTGATCCTCGCCCTCGGATCGCTGGTCGCCGCCGGGCTGTCGCTGCTGACCGCCGTCGTGGGCGTGGCCATCGCCTTCGGCCTGGTCTCCGCGCTGGCGGTGCCGCTGGGCCTGACGTCCACCGTCGCCATCCTGGCGCTGATGCTGGGCCTCGCCGTCGGCATCGACTACGCCCTCTTCATCACCTCCCGCTTCCGCGACGAGTGCGCCCGGGGCGGCGACCCGCAGGAGGCCGCCGGGCGGGCGGTGGGCACGGCCGGCTCCGCCGTCGTCTTCGCCGGCGCGACCGTCTTCATCGCCCTGGTCGGCCTGGGTGTCGTCGGCATCCCCGAACTCACCAAGATGGGCCTGGGCGGCGCGGGCGCCGTGGCCCTCGCCGTACTCGTCGCACTGACCCTGGTACCCGCGCTGTTCGGCTTCTTCGGCCGGCGGGTACTGTCCCGTGCCGTCCGCAGGGCCGACCGGCCGGGCGGCGAGCACGCACACCAGGCGCCCACCGTCGCGGCCGGCCGCGACGGGCTCGGCACCCGCTGGGCGCGGTTCGTGCTGCGCCGGCCGGGAGCCGTGCTGCTGACCGCCGTACTCGGTCTCGGGGCGGTCGCCCTGCCGGCGCTGAGCCTCGAACTCGGGCTGCCCGGCGACGAGTCCAAGTCGGTGGAGACCACCCAGCGCCGTGCCTACGACTTGCTGTCGGAAGGCTTCGGCCCCGGCTTCAACGGCCCGCTGACCGTGGTCGTGGACACCTCGGAGTCCAAGGACGCCCGGACCGCCACGGACCTGGTCGCCAGGACAGTACGAGGAGTGGAGGGGGTCGCGTCGGTCGGCGATCCGACGCTCAGCCGGACGAAGGACACGGCCGTCCTCACCGCCGTCCCGCGGACCGCGCCGAACAGCGGCGAGACCAAGGAGCTGGTGCAGGCGATCCGGGACGCGGTCTCCGGCGTAGAGGCCGGCACGGGCGCCACCGTCCTGGTGACCGGCACCACCGCGCTGAACATCGACATCTCCGAAGCCATGTCCGACGCCCTCCTCCCCTATCTGACCGTGGTCATCGGCCTGGCGGTCCTCCTGCTGGCGGTGGTCTTCCGCTCGCTCCTGGTCCCGGTCAAGGCCGCGCTCGGCTTCCTGCTGTCGGTGGGTGCCGCCTTCGGCGTCCTGGTCGCCGTCTTCCAGTGGGGCTGGGCGGCGGACCTGCTCGGCATCGAGCAGACCGGACCGGTCATGTCACTGATGCCGATCCTCATCATCGGCATCGTGTTCGGCCTCGCGATGGACTACGAGGTCTTCCTCCTCACCCGGATGCGGGAGGCCTACGTGCATGGCGCGTCCCCCGGCGAGGCGGTCGTCACCGGCTTCCGGCACAGCGGACGCGTGGTGGCCGCGGCGGCGATCATCATGATCAGCGTGTTCGGCGGTTTCGTCGGGATGAGCAGCCCGACCATCCAGACGATGGGCGTCGGTCTGGCCGCCGCCGTGGCCTTCGACGCCTTCGTGGTCCGGATGGCGATCGCCCCCGCGGTCCTGGCGCTGCTCGGCCACCGGGCCTGGTGGCTGCCCCGTATCCTGAACCGCGTGCTGCCGAATGTGGACATCGAGGGTGAGGCACTGAGCAGGCATGCTCCGGCCCCCGCGACCGGACCGGGCGCGGCGGTGCCGCAGTTCCCCGCCGGCCGGCACTGAACCGGCCATGGCGAGCACAGGTGCCGGTGGCCCGCGCTCACCCCGCACGTGGTGGCGGCAGGGCGCG is a genomic window containing:
- a CDS encoding MMPL family transporter, whose translation is MATFLYRIGRWAFRRRRLVGGLWLGVLILAVAAAALAPAGEEEDLSMPGTESQKAFDLLDERFPESNSQGAEARLVFRAPDGQRVTAQKNRAAVEDTLGSLDGSGQVASASDPYKSGAVSEDGTIAYSTITYTVDAVDLTEPTKSALESAASRARDAGLTVEIGGSALDSEEEPGGTTEIIGVAVAAVVLILALGSLVAAGLSLLTAVVGVAIAFGLVSALAVPLGLTSTVAILALMLGLAVGIDYALFITSRFRDECARGGDPQEAAGRAVGTAGSAVVFAGATVFIALVGLGVVGIPELTKMGLGGAGAVALAVLVALTLVPALFGFFGRRVLSRAVRRADRPGGEHAHQAPTVAAGRDGLGTRWARFVLRRPGAVLLTAVLGLGAVALPALSLELGLPGDESKSVETTQRRAYDLLSEGFGPGFNGPLTVVVDTSESKDARTATDLVARTVRGVEGVASVGDPTLSRTKDTAVLTAVPRTAPNSGETKELVQAIRDAVSGVEAGTGATVLVTGTTALNIDISEAMSDALLPYLTVVIGLAVLLLAVVFRSLLVPVKAALGFLLSVGAAFGVLVAVFQWGWAADLLGIEQTGPVMSLMPILIIGIVFGLAMDYEVFLLTRMREAYVHGASPGEAVVTGFRHSGRVVAAAAIIMISVFGGFVGMSSPTIQTMGVGLAAAVAFDAFVVRMAIAPAVLALLGHRAWWLPRILNRVLPNVDIEGEALSRHAPAPATGPGAAVPQFPAGRH